A stretch of Canis lupus baileyi chromosome 2, mCanLup2.hap1, whole genome shotgun sequence DNA encodes these proteins:
- the MESP2 gene encoding mesoderm posterior protein 2, with amino-acid sequence MAQSPPLRGLLGHDHWASPRGWGWAGHPDSTSPASSSDSSGSCPCDGARGPSQPAPPARSGRAAEAAPTAPARTRSAAAGGPRQSASEREKLRMRTLARALHELRRFLPPSVAPAGQSLTKIETLRLAIRYIGHLSAVLGLSEESLQRRRRRRGDAAAPPCCQLCPDGGGGGGGGGGGGGPAQAQTQTPVQVQVQARAPGGLGSAAPWGSPPARPGALVAPERLGNGVPDVDPWVTPPYCPAMQSPPQLSQGRAPDAALWTPPQACSGTQTSPEPRNQATPWTPPPAAPELAVVYQGISVSPESCLLPETPPLLSRPACQRLQPQTQWGCWSHSVEVLPSSENQGPGSAFQLGDESPSQSSGLQLSGCPELWQEDLEGAHLGIFY; translated from the exons ATGGCCCAGTCCCCTCCTCTGCGCGGCCTTCTGGGCCACGAccactgggcctcaccccggggctggggctgggccggCCACCCCGACTCCACGTCCCCGGCCTCCTCCTCGGATTCGTCGGGCTCGTGCCCCTGCGACGGCGCCCGCGGCCCCTCGcagcccgcgcccccggcccgcaGCGGCCGCGCCGCAGAGGCCGCCCCGACGGCGCCCGCACGAACCCGCAGCGCAGCGGCCGGCGGCCCGCGGCAGAGCGCCAGCGAGCGCGAGAAGCTGCGCATGCGCACGCTCGCCCGCGCCCTGCACGAGCTGCGCCGCTTTCTGCCGCCGTCCGTGGCGCCCGCCGGCCAGAGCCTCACCAAGATCGAGACGCTGCGCCTGGCCATCCGCTACATCGGCCACCTGTCGGCCGTGCTGGGCCTCAGCGAGGAGAGCCTGCAgcgccggcggcggcggcgtggcGACGCGGCGGCGCCTCCGTGCTGCCAGCTCTGCcccgacggcggcggcggcggcggcggcggcggcggcggcggcggccccgcgcAGGCGCAGACGCAGACGccggtgcaggtgcaggtgcaggcgcGCGCCCCGGGGGGCCTGGGCTCCGCGGCGCCCTGGGGGTCCCCGCCGGCCCGTCCCGGAGCGCTAGTGGCGCCCGAGCGCCTGGGGAACGGGGTGCCGGACGTGGATCCCTGGGTTACACCCCCTTACTGCCCTGCGATGCAGTCGCCCCCGCAACTCTCCCAAGGGAGAGCCCCCGACGCTGCCCTTTGGACACCGCCCCAGGCCTGTTCCGGAACTCAGACGTCCCCAGAACCGAGGAACCAGGCCACGCCCTGGAcgccgccccccgcggcccccgagcTGGCTGTAGTATACCAG GGTATCTCAGTGTCTCCAGAGTCCTGTCTGTTGCCAGAAACCCCACCCCTCCTGTCCCGCCCAGCATGCCAGAGACTCCAGCCTCAGACCCAATGGGGATGCTGGAGCCACAGCGTAGAGGTGCTCCCCAGCTCAGAGAACCAGGGACCAGGCTCTGCCTTCCAGCTCGGTGATGAAAGCCCTTCCCAGAGCTCAGGCCTGCAGCTCAGTGGCTGCCCTGAACTTTGGCAAGAAGATTTGGAAGGGGCCCACCTGGGCATCTTCTACTAA